One Ktedonobacterales bacterium genomic region harbors:
- a CDS encoding selenium-binding protein SBP56-related protein: MSYAQQGTHETDSCCGPGYASPQEAMQAERETVLYTVALYGGTGIQAPDYLATVDVDPASPTYS, translated from the coding sequence ATGTCTTACGCACAACAAGGAACTCATGAAACGGACTCCTGCTGCGGGCCGGGCTATGCCTCGCCGCAAGAGGCGATGCAGGCTGAGCGCGAAACGGTGTTGTACACCGTGGCGCTCTATGGTGGCACCGGCATCCAGGCGCCCGACTATCTGGCGACGGTGGATGTGGACCCCGCGTCGCCCACCTACTCC